Proteins from one Clostridium cellulovorans 743B genomic window:
- a CDS encoding prepilin-type N-terminal cleavage/methylation domain-containing protein, which yields MKKGFTLIEVLITLSILAIISAIAIPNYNYIKEKVHNHTLITKSMMLTESILTNYKLNRDMTKTQLQNTVNEVSKDIIIENVDYNSINKIADVDYKVDGENYNLNFELRKNTIVIEDEDGKEVFKS from the coding sequence ATGAAAAAAGGATTCACGCTAATTGAGGTATTAATAACTTTAAGTATCCTAGCTATAATATCAGCCATCGCTATACCTAATTATAACTACATAAAGGAAAAAGTGCACAATCATACCTTAATTACTAAGTCAATGATGTTAACAGAAAGTATTCTTACAAACTATAAATTGAATAGGGATATGACAAAAACACAGTTGCAGAATACTGTAAATGAAGTTTCGAAGGATATTATTATAGAAAATGTAGACTACAATTCTATTAATAAAATAGCTGATGTTGATTATAAAGTAGATGGTGAAAATTACAATCTAAACTTTGAATTAAGAAAAAATACTATAGTTATAGAGGATGAAGATGGAAAAGAAGTATTTAAGAGCTAA
- a CDS encoding prepilin-type N-terminal cleavage/methylation domain-containing protein: MEKKYLRAKRAYTLIEVLLAITIMSVITLMSFNFYNHQIKMIKEIEDEFGKKDLITYVYSCKSYCLENQIGCTIMINPWESRKLMFIDGYEIVSNYALPKGQEFICTVFGNNSSLMISKEGKFLTSGRIVYKNSRNKQEKLIINVNERDIYFEE, encoded by the coding sequence ATGGAAAAGAAGTATTTAAGAGCTAAAAGGGCATACACCTTAATAGAGGTGCTTTTAGCAATAACTATTATGTCAGTTATAACTTTAATGTCTTTCAATTTCTATAATCATCAAATAAAGATGATTAAAGAAATAGAGGATGAGTTTGGAAAGAAGGATTTAATTACTTATGTATATAGTTGTAAAAGTTACTGTTTAGAAAATCAAATTGGATGCACAATTATGATTAATCCTTGGGAATCTAGAAAGTTGATGTTTATAGATGGATATGAAATAGTTAGTAATTACGCTTTGCCCAAAGGACAAGAATTTATATGTACCGTTTTTGGCAATAATAGCTCGTTAATGATATCTAAGGAAGGGAAATTTTTAACTTCTGGTAGAATAGTCTATAAAAACTCAAGAAATAAACAAGAAAAGTTAATTATTAATGTTAATGAGAGGGATATATATTTTGAAGAATAA